In a single window of the Arachis hypogaea cultivar Tifrunner chromosome 6, arahy.Tifrunner.gnm2.J5K5, whole genome shotgun sequence genome:
- the LOC112697247 gene encoding F-box protein CPR1 isoform X2, with protein MVGSLDLLPRELVSKILSRLPVKLLLRCKCVCKSWFDIITDPHFATNHYVVYNNIEEVEEEELLVIRRPFLSGLKTYISLLSWDPKEPKGSVSSEILNPPYDYDSDHKYWTEIMGPCNGIYFLEGNPNVMMNPSLREFKALPESQFTTPRGTYSFTDYSGFGFDPKTNDFKVVVIKDLWLKETDERKPGYWTAELFSLNSNSWRKLEDDAVLPLPFEIWGSSRVYTYVNHCCHWWSYVSNSVDRRKMQSTRDLVLAFNHVNECFRKIELPRIRYSREEEFATLVPFEGTIGVIVYPVRGTEKVLDVWVMKDYWNDESWVKLYSVGPVMVVYKLVGFYGSDRFLWKDSNERLVMYGSESKEMRDLEVYGKYDSLRAARYTQSLVSLHRGNEFPHQFVSCCLVPDPLLNQTDTDLISFLLHLDKATMCVTETRHGSQTRISNIHKMVLLSISTMVPMN; from the exons ATGGTGGGAAGCTTAGATCTTTTGCCACGAGAATTGGTGTCCAAAATCCTCTCAAGGTTACCGGTGAAGCTTCTTCTCCGATGCAAGTGCGTGTGCAAATCATGGTTCGATATCATAACGGATCCTCATTTCGCGACCAATCACTACGTTGTCTACAACAACatcgaagaagtagaagaagaagaactcttGGTGATTCGAAGACCCTTTCTTTCTGGTCTCAAAACTTATATCTCTCTTCTTTCTTGGGACCCCAAAGAACCCAAAGGCTCTGTTTCTTCTGAAATTCTGAACCCTCCTTATGATTACGACTCTGATCACAAATACTGGACCGAAATCATGGGTCCTTGCAATGGCATATACTTCTTAGAGGGGAACCCAAATGTGATGATGAACCCTTCTCTGAGAGAGTTCAAGGCTTTGCCTGAATCTCAATTCACAACTCCACGTGGCACTTATTCCTTCACTGATTACTCTGGGTTCGGGTTTGATCCAAAAACTAACGACTTCAAAGTTGTTGTGATCAAGGATCTTTGGTTGAAGGAAACAGATGAGAGAAAACCAGGGTACTGGACAGCTGAATTGTTCAGCCTCAACTCAAATTCATGGCGAAAACTTGAAGATGATGCTGTTCTTCCTCTCCCGTTTGAGATTTGGGGTTCTTCTCGTGTTTACACTTACGTCAACCATTGTTGCCACTGGTGGAGCTATGTTAGCAACAGCGTTGACCGAAGAAAGATGCAGTCAACGCGAGATCTTGTTCTAGCAttcaaccatgtcaatgagtgtTTCAGGAAGATCGAGTTACCGAGAATAAGGTACTCTCGCGAAGAAGAGTTTGCGACTCTGGTACCCTTTGAAGGTACCATTGGCGTTATTGTTTACCCTGTGAGGGGAACAGAGAAGGTTCTAGATGTATGGGTAATGAAGGATTATTGGAACGATGAATCTTGGGTTAAGCTATACAGTGTTGGACCTGTGATGGTggtttacaagcttgttgggtttTATGGGAGTGACAGGTTTCTTTGGAAGGATAGCAATGAGAGATTGGTGATGTATGGATCTGAATCGAAGGAAATGAGGGATCTTGAGGTTTATGGAAAGTATGATTCGTTAAGAGCTGCTAGGTATACTCAAAGCCTTGTTTCACTTCATAGAGGGAACGAGTTTCCTCACCAATTTGTTTCTTGTTGTTTGGTTCCGGATCCTCTGCTCAATCAAACTGACACGGACCTCATTTCCTTTTT GTTGCATTTGGATAAAGCCACCATGTGTGTTACTGAAACAAGACATGGAAGTCAGACACGCATTAGTA ACATCCATAAAATGGTATTACTCAGTATTTCAACCATGGTGCCCATGAATTAG
- the LOC112697247 gene encoding F-box protein CPR1 isoform X3, whose translation MVGSLDLLPRELVSKILSRLPVKLLLRCKCVCKSWFDIITDPHFATNHYVVYNNIEEVEEEELLVIRRPFLSGLKTYISLLSWDPKEPKGSVSSEILNPPYDYDSDHKYWTEIMGPCNGIYFLEGNPNVMMNPSLREFKALPESQFTTPRGTYSFTDYSGFGFDPKTNDFKVVVIKDLWLKETDERKPGYWTAELFSLNSNSWRKLEDDAVLPLPFEIWGSSRVYTYVNHCCHWWSYVSNSVDRRKMQSTRDLVLAFNHVNECFRKIELPRIRYSREEEFATLVPFEGTIGVIVYPVRGTEKVLDVWVMKDYWNDESWVKLYSVGPVMVVYKLVGFYGSDRFLWKDSNERLVMYGSESKEMRDLEVYGKYDSLRAARYTQSLVSLHRGNEFPHQFVSCCLVPDPLLNQTDTDLISFFSISIQTSIKWYYSVFQPWCP comes from the exons ATGGTGGGAAGCTTAGATCTTTTGCCACGAGAATTGGTGTCCAAAATCCTCTCAAGGTTACCGGTGAAGCTTCTTCTCCGATGCAAGTGCGTGTGCAAATCATGGTTCGATATCATAACGGATCCTCATTTCGCGACCAATCACTACGTTGTCTACAACAACatcgaagaagtagaagaagaagaactcttGGTGATTCGAAGACCCTTTCTTTCTGGTCTCAAAACTTATATCTCTCTTCTTTCTTGGGACCCCAAAGAACCCAAAGGCTCTGTTTCTTCTGAAATTCTGAACCCTCCTTATGATTACGACTCTGATCACAAATACTGGACCGAAATCATGGGTCCTTGCAATGGCATATACTTCTTAGAGGGGAACCCAAATGTGATGATGAACCCTTCTCTGAGAGAGTTCAAGGCTTTGCCTGAATCTCAATTCACAACTCCACGTGGCACTTATTCCTTCACTGATTACTCTGGGTTCGGGTTTGATCCAAAAACTAACGACTTCAAAGTTGTTGTGATCAAGGATCTTTGGTTGAAGGAAACAGATGAGAGAAAACCAGGGTACTGGACAGCTGAATTGTTCAGCCTCAACTCAAATTCATGGCGAAAACTTGAAGATGATGCTGTTCTTCCTCTCCCGTTTGAGATTTGGGGTTCTTCTCGTGTTTACACTTACGTCAACCATTGTTGCCACTGGTGGAGCTATGTTAGCAACAGCGTTGACCGAAGAAAGATGCAGTCAACGCGAGATCTTGTTCTAGCAttcaaccatgtcaatgagtgtTTCAGGAAGATCGAGTTACCGAGAATAAGGTACTCTCGCGAAGAAGAGTTTGCGACTCTGGTACCCTTTGAAGGTACCATTGGCGTTATTGTTTACCCTGTGAGGGGAACAGAGAAGGTTCTAGATGTATGGGTAATGAAGGATTATTGGAACGATGAATCTTGGGTTAAGCTATACAGTGTTGGACCTGTGATGGTggtttacaagcttgttgggtttTATGGGAGTGACAGGTTTCTTTGGAAGGATAGCAATGAGAGATTGGTGATGTATGGATCTGAATCGAAGGAAATGAGGGATCTTGAGGTTTATGGAAAGTATGATTCGTTAAGAGCTGCTAGGTATACTCAAAGCCTTGTTTCACTTCATAGAGGGAACGAGTTTCCTCACCAATTTGTTTCTTGTTGTTTGGTTCCGGATCCTCTGCTCAATCAAACTGACACGGACCTCATTTCCTTTTT CTCCATTTCAATTCAGACATCCATAAAATGGTATTACTCAGTATTTCAACCATGGTGCCCATGA
- the LOC112697247 gene encoding F-box protein CPR1 isoform X1, whose amino-acid sequence MVGSLDLLPRELVSKILSRLPVKLLLRCKCVCKSWFDIITDPHFATNHYVVYNNIEEVEEEELLVIRRPFLSGLKTYISLLSWDPKEPKGSVSSEILNPPYDYDSDHKYWTEIMGPCNGIYFLEGNPNVMMNPSLREFKALPESQFTTPRGTYSFTDYSGFGFDPKTNDFKVVVIKDLWLKETDERKPGYWTAELFSLNSNSWRKLEDDAVLPLPFEIWGSSRVYTYVNHCCHWWSYVSNSVDRRKMQSTRDLVLAFNHVNECFRKIELPRIRYSREEEFATLVPFEGTIGVIVYPVRGTEKVLDVWVMKDYWNDESWVKLYSVGPVMVVYKLVGFYGSDRFLWKDSNERLVMYGSESKEMRDLEVYGKYDSLRAARYTQSLVSLHRGNEFPHQFVSCCLVPDPLLNQTDTDLISFLLHLDKATMCVTETRHGSQTRISSILFLMYIERGLFYLYMHEKIIYSQNAHE is encoded by the exons ATGGTGGGAAGCTTAGATCTTTTGCCACGAGAATTGGTGTCCAAAATCCTCTCAAGGTTACCGGTGAAGCTTCTTCTCCGATGCAAGTGCGTGTGCAAATCATGGTTCGATATCATAACGGATCCTCATTTCGCGACCAATCACTACGTTGTCTACAACAACatcgaagaagtagaagaagaagaactcttGGTGATTCGAAGACCCTTTCTTTCTGGTCTCAAAACTTATATCTCTCTTCTTTCTTGGGACCCCAAAGAACCCAAAGGCTCTGTTTCTTCTGAAATTCTGAACCCTCCTTATGATTACGACTCTGATCACAAATACTGGACCGAAATCATGGGTCCTTGCAATGGCATATACTTCTTAGAGGGGAACCCAAATGTGATGATGAACCCTTCTCTGAGAGAGTTCAAGGCTTTGCCTGAATCTCAATTCACAACTCCACGTGGCACTTATTCCTTCACTGATTACTCTGGGTTCGGGTTTGATCCAAAAACTAACGACTTCAAAGTTGTTGTGATCAAGGATCTTTGGTTGAAGGAAACAGATGAGAGAAAACCAGGGTACTGGACAGCTGAATTGTTCAGCCTCAACTCAAATTCATGGCGAAAACTTGAAGATGATGCTGTTCTTCCTCTCCCGTTTGAGATTTGGGGTTCTTCTCGTGTTTACACTTACGTCAACCATTGTTGCCACTGGTGGAGCTATGTTAGCAACAGCGTTGACCGAAGAAAGATGCAGTCAACGCGAGATCTTGTTCTAGCAttcaaccatgtcaatgagtgtTTCAGGAAGATCGAGTTACCGAGAATAAGGTACTCTCGCGAAGAAGAGTTTGCGACTCTGGTACCCTTTGAAGGTACCATTGGCGTTATTGTTTACCCTGTGAGGGGAACAGAGAAGGTTCTAGATGTATGGGTAATGAAGGATTATTGGAACGATGAATCTTGGGTTAAGCTATACAGTGTTGGACCTGTGATGGTggtttacaagcttgttgggtttTATGGGAGTGACAGGTTTCTTTGGAAGGATAGCAATGAGAGATTGGTGATGTATGGATCTGAATCGAAGGAAATGAGGGATCTTGAGGTTTATGGAAAGTATGATTCGTTAAGAGCTGCTAGGTATACTCAAAGCCTTGTTTCACTTCATAGAGGGAACGAGTTTCCTCACCAATTTGTTTCTTGTTGTTTGGTTCCGGATCCTCTGCTCAATCAAACTGACACGGACCTCATTTCCTTTTT GTTGCATTTGGATAAAGCCACCATGTGTGTTACTGAAACAAGACATGGAAGTCAGACACGCATTAGTAGTATCCTTTTTCTTATGTACATTGAAAGAGggcttttttatttatatatgcatGAGAAAATCATTTATTCCCAAAATGCACATGAATAA